A region from the Meiothermus sp. Pnk-1 genome encodes:
- a CDS encoding 3-dehydroquinate synthase, with translation MIQLAVETPKAYPVVLGHGLSPLANPSGPRALLYDRAVEGFAEKLADRLDIPARLALEGGEGAKTLEVYARCLSWLAREALPRNTTLYVVGGGTLTDLGGFVAASYLRGIGYISFPTTTLAIVDAAVGGKTGLNLPEGKNLVGAFHFPQAVYADLEALSTLPLPLFKEGLVEAFKHGLIAGDETLLQLEPLAPGWGGLEEYLARAVAVKIRVVEADPTEKGERKKLNLGHTLAHALEAATAHQVSHGAAVAYGLLYISLVGRALGGQDLVPTAQRLLTWLEPPPLPELSWEGLLPYLARDKKKLGTSLSWAVPMGLGDVRIEPVDDGTLRQAYGEFQELINQPGQAAGSRP, from the coding sequence GTGATCCAGCTAGCCGTAGAAACACCTAAGGCCTACCCGGTGGTGCTCGGGCATGGGCTGAGCCCGCTGGCCAACCCTAGCGGTCCCCGGGCTTTGTTGTACGACCGGGCAGTGGAGGGTTTTGCCGAGAAGCTAGCCGACCGCCTGGATATCCCAGCGCGGTTGGCCCTCGAGGGGGGGGAAGGGGCCAAGACCCTCGAGGTCTACGCCCGCTGCCTCTCCTGGCTGGCTAGGGAAGCCCTGCCCCGCAACACCACCCTTTACGTGGTGGGGGGCGGCACCCTCACCGACCTGGGCGGGTTTGTGGCGGCAAGCTACTTGCGGGGAATCGGGTACATCTCCTTCCCCACGACCACGCTGGCCATCGTGGACGCCGCGGTGGGGGGGAAAACTGGCCTCAACCTGCCGGAGGGCAAGAACCTGGTGGGGGCGTTTCACTTCCCCCAAGCGGTCTACGCCGACCTCGAGGCCTTATCCACCCTCCCCCTCCCCCTCTTCAAGGAGGGCCTGGTCGAGGCGTTCAAGCACGGGCTCATCGCGGGGGATGAAACCCTTCTCCAGCTCGAGCCCCTGGCGCCGGGCTGGGGGGGGCTCGAGGAGTATCTGGCCCGCGCCGTCGCGGTCAAGATTCGCGTCGTCGAGGCCGACCCCACCGAAAAGGGCGAGCGCAAAAAGCTGAACCTGGGCCACACCCTGGCCCACGCCCTGGAAGCCGCCACCGCCCACCAGGTCTCCCACGGGGCAGCGGTAGCCTACGGGCTGTTGTACATCAGCCTGGTCGGCCGGGCCCTAGGCGGCCAGGACCTGGTGCCCACGGCGCAAAGGCTCTTGACCTGGCTCGAGCCCCCGCCCCTACCCGAGCTTTCCTGGGAGGGGTTGCTGCCCTACCTGGCGCGCGACAAGAAGAAGCTGGGCACCAGCCTCTCCTGGGCGGTGCCGATGGGCCTCGGAGATGTTCGGATAGAGCCCGTGGACGATGGAACCCTGCGGCAAGCGTACGGGGAGTTCCAGGAGCTTATAAACCAGCCCGGCCAGGCCGCAGGATCCCGCCCTTAA
- the rsmF gene encoding 16S rRNA (cytosine(1407)-C(5))-methyltransferase RsmF yields MLCAVQLPKPFLRRMSDLLGAEFPEFLRALTSGERSYGLRVNTLKLSPERFQSLSPWPLEPIPWCAEGFYYPPEARPGPHPFFYAGLYYIQEPSAQAVGALADPRPGERVLDLAAAPGGKTTHLAARMGGGGLLIANEVDGRRARGLLENVERWGARLAVVGAPVERLAEAWGAYFDRVVLDAPCSGEGMFRKEPEAVRHWGPAAPERSARIQRSLIDQAGRLVRPGGVLVYSTCTFAPEENEGVIAHFLARNPEFVLEPAQLHPSFAAGVPAWGGGDPELAKTARLWPHRLRGEGHFLAKLRKTDGHEGSPAYERVPPLSKEARMAWGAFAAEHLRTDLEGEIWERAGHLYLLPEGLPSLAGIRAPAPGLYLGKVQAGRLLPGKPLAHFLRAEEVSPRLELAAEDPRTLAFAEGNLIECDGPDGTVWVGVRTQAGSFGLGWGKLKGGILRPGRAGL; encoded by the coding sequence ATGCTTTGCGCTGTGCAACTGCCCAAACCCTTTCTTCGACGCATGAGCGACCTGCTGGGAGCCGAGTTCCCGGAGTTCCTCCGTGCCCTTACCTCAGGCGAGCGCAGCTACGGCTTGCGGGTCAACACCCTCAAACTCTCGCCCGAGCGGTTCCAAAGCTTGAGCCCCTGGCCGCTAGAGCCCATCCCCTGGTGCGCGGAGGGCTTCTACTACCCACCGGAAGCCCGCCCTGGCCCGCACCCCTTTTTTTACGCCGGGTTGTACTACATCCAAGAGCCTTCCGCCCAGGCGGTGGGAGCGTTGGCCGATCCAAGGCCGGGCGAGCGGGTCTTGGACTTAGCGGCAGCCCCCGGCGGCAAGACCACCCACCTCGCCGCCCGCATGGGGGGAGGAGGCTTGCTCATCGCCAACGAGGTGGACGGCAGGCGGGCTCGAGGGCTACTGGAGAACGTCGAGCGCTGGGGAGCCCGGCTCGCTGTGGTGGGGGCCCCGGTGGAACGCCTGGCCGAAGCCTGGGGAGCCTACTTCGACCGGGTGGTGCTCGACGCCCCCTGCTCGGGCGAGGGGATGTTTCGCAAGGAGCCCGAAGCCGTGCGCCACTGGGGGCCCGCGGCCCCGGAGCGCTCGGCTCGAATCCAGCGCAGCCTGATCGATCAGGCGGGCCGTCTGGTGCGCCCCGGCGGGGTGCTGGTGTACTCCACCTGTACCTTCGCCCCTGAGGAAAACGAGGGGGTGATCGCCCACTTCCTCGCCCGTAATCCCGAGTTCGTGCTCGAGCCTGCCCAGCTTCACCCTTCGTTTGCCGCGGGTGTCCCCGCCTGGGGTGGCGGCGATCCCGAACTGGCCAAGACCGCCCGGCTGTGGCCCCACCGCTTGCGCGGCGAGGGCCACTTTCTGGCCAAACTGCGCAAGACCGATGGCCATGAGGGTTCGCCGGCTTACGAGCGGGTGCCGCCGTTATCGAAGGAGGCCAGGATGGCTTGGGGGGCCTTTGCTGCCGAGCACCTGAGAACGGACCTGGAGGGCGAGATCTGGGAACGGGCCGGGCATCTTTACCTGCTGCCGGAGGGGCTGCCGAGCCTTGCGGGGATCCGCGCCCCGGCGCCGGGGCTTTACCTGGGCAAGGTGCAGGCCGGGCGGCTGTTGCCGGGGAAACCCCTGGCGCACTTTTTGCGCGCCGAGGAGGTCAGTCCGCGCCTCGAGCTGGCGGCGGAAGACCCGCGAACTTTGGCGTTTGCCGAGGGTAACCTCATCGAATGCGACGGCCCGGACGGGACGGTGTGGGTAGGGGTGCGGACCCAAGCGGGGAGCTTTGGCCTGGGGTGGGGCAAGCTTAAGGGCGGGATCCTGCGGCCTGGCCGGGCTGGTTTATAA